The stretch of DNA ATTCTAatcctctccctccccctctcaccctccccctccctccacccactTCCCCACTGTCAGCCTAAACCCCCTGCACATTGGGGCGTGCTTCTCGGCCCTAGATCTACGTCACTCCCCCTATTCGAAgccctcaccatcacacCCCCGCCGCTCATGTCGGAGTACTGTCGCGACTGGGTCGCTGATCAACCTAGCATTACCATGACGCGCCTCCCGACTGTCCAGGTGGACgagccgccctcgcctgCTCTGTCTGCTGCgcccgccgaggaggaggaccacgacgacgacctctcCATCAACTCGTCTGAtctggacgacgaggggtGGCTCAATGTCGACAACACTGatgccgccagcgccgccacctccagcgcctcggTCCTCGGATCGAGCGTCATCTCGGACCTGGCTAACTCGACCCGCGAGCCAAGCGAGGCGAGCGAcagcgaggtcgaggtcgaggatgacgccGTGGTCGAGTTCAATCCAAAGATTGAGCAAAGCCTCAATGAGTCGTTGTATGCAGATACCGAGACTCCAGCGGCCTTGAACATGTACGAGTTCAAGAATTCGTGGATCTTCCCTGacccgacgagctcgaaTGCCAGTTTGGCCACCACCGGCACCGTCACGGACAACACGCCGATGCACAGCTTGCCGAACATCCGCGCTGTCCCCCATCGCTCCGTTGAGTCCTTGATCGAAGAGGACGGCTCCGAGGGTCCAGCTCCTGTGGCCAATGCACCTGTCGCCCTCACCATGCCGGCGCCGGActcgaagaagaagacTGCACCTGGGAATCCTTTTCTTGCTTACTCTCCCGGTGCTGGGGGAAACCGATGGTAAGCTGATGTCGTTTGTGTTGctgctgacagcagggcTATCCTTCCGATCTTGATCGGACTGTTGCTCATGTTGATGCAGCTCGGCCCATCGCCACTCCAACTTGCGCCAATCATGTCTCACAAGTGGGGATCTTACTCCGGTCCGGCAACCCCTCCCGGCCCTCCCCCTGCTCAGAGCAACTGGGAGCTGGGTACTGCAGACCTCCAGGTCGTTAAGGATACGCTCGCTGCTCTCACTACCTCGAATGAACTAGTTCCCAAGGGCGTCCCCACTGAGGCGTCCACGACGCCCTCCGAGTACCTGTATGTGTGGAACAAGCTTCGCAAAGGCGGCAAGACGTCGACCGATCTCATTGAGACAACTACTACCAACTCGCTCGTCGCTGTGCCGCAGATCCGACGCAGGGCGTGCCAGTGCCCACCCAAGCAGTGCAAATGCCCTCCGGCTGCGTCGatcctcgaccacctccacGACGGCATCGTCGCACTCGACACGTATGCTCGTTGGATGTCTGACATAGTCGCTGGCCTCGTGTACCACGCTGGACAGTGGGTCCGCAACGAAGTGGAACTCGAGCTCAACTACCATGGCCAGCTTCTCAACGATTTTGTCAAGTCGCCCACTGTTCGCGTCATCGTCGAGAGCGCGATGGACTCGCCGAAGACAGTGGCACGGTTATACCAGAATGCCCGCGACCGTGTGTGTGCGAACGGGCGCTGCGAGAGGGCCACCGACGCAGCGCATCAGGCCCAGGCACGCGGTTGGCGTAGTATTCTCCAAGCAcgccgcggcctcgacgttgCGTTAACGCACGGGCAGCGTGCCGTTGACACTGCCATGACGGCGAGCAACGAGTTACTCAATGGGGCCGTGGCCGGAGCTCGTACCGCAGGCGAGCGCTACGctgagaagaaggccgagaagaaggtgagggtgggaaggggagggcgagggagagggggagggtgcaaggagaagaggcTGCGTCGGCGCTGGAGCTAtaaggggaaggggaagaaggcCTACCAGAACCAGCGCCTGCAGTGCGGCTTCCGTGGCTTGCGCGGCCATGGTCGTGGATGCGACGTGCGTGGGCGCACGAGGGTACACTGACCGCCAGTCGTAGCAATCGTAGCGATCGTAGCGGCCGTAGGCGACGCCGAGTAGATCGTACAGTACACTACCCTGGTCGTCGCTTGTACGATGTGTACCATTTTATGTATTTTGTGAGCAGCGAGGCTGGGCCGAGTCGGGCGAGCGATGGGGCTTTGAAGATGGGAGGGCTGAGGGGATGCTGAGGGGAGGCTGAGGGTCAACTGAAACGGCATGTGGTCAAGCCCGAGCAATGGTTTGTTGGAATGTGGCAGGCGCTGATGCAATGTAATGGTTATCCTAATCTGCCGTGCTCGTCATTTGCCATTCCTTTCCCTGTGGCGCCGTGGCGCTGTGGCGCTGTGGCTCAATTGACTCGTGTAGCACTCATCCCTTATGGCGCCGCTCAAGCCCGCAAACCTCATTCTTGGGTTCCCCCGACCTTTGCATCTTGGACTGTGAGAGTGAGACGCGCTTTGACGCGTCACCCCTGCCAAGCATCAATCCCAAGTCAACCAAAGTCGCTTCAATTGTTCACGCGCGTCGCTTCATCCCACcactcaccttcttctGCTAACCCCTCACCCTTGACGCACAAACCTCTTCCATCCTTGATCAATatctctccatcttcttctctcactctcttTTCTCATCTTCCCAATTCATCCAAGTCTCAAGTtctctcaacctcgcctGTCCAAGCTTCCAAAGTCTCAAAGTTTTACGTTCTCGTCTCCCACACTCACTATGCGCCTCTTcgctgccctcctcgttgcCACTGGTACGTGCTATCACTCACTCcccacccttccccctcagcccttggcctcctctcTTGTCATGCCTGGAGGTTCGGATCCTTTGCGGCGTAGATCAGTCAGATGGcatgtcctcggcgctctcTCGGGTCCACCatcttccctcctccaccccttCCCTTCGCTCGCTCGGCTCCGCTCACCCCAGCCGCCCTTGCGGCCCCCGAGCGCCCGGCCGTCTTCAAGCGCCAGCTCCACACCGAGGCCCTGCCCCTGCACCTTATCCCGGCATCGTGCGACGCTCCGTGCAAGTACTACAAGGAGCTGTTCACTACGTGCTCCGGTAACCCTGGCGCCCCTATTTGCGCCGGCGCGTGTAATGTGAGTCAGAGAGATGCGTGATGAGGGACTAGGCACCTTTGTGCTAGACCATCGTTCCAGCTGGACACTTGAGATTGGCAGCTGGGAATTGCCTGCAACTCACTGATCACGGCTTCTCACCGCCTGTGGCTCCTCGCTCGCTACCGCTCGCTTGTCGTGCTAACCCCAGGGTACCCTCCTAACCGACCTCCAAGTCTGCATCAACTgcgccctcgtcgatggccccgccgccggcgtGATCCAGTTCGAGatcgacctcctcaacaaggcccagcagcagctcgccCAGGAGTGCGTTGAGGAGCAGTTCCCCGCCTCGTTCTCGGGCTCCTTCCCCGCCCCCACAACCGTCGCCTACCCCTCTGGCGTCATCAACGCGACCTTTGCTCCCTCGGGCCCGTCTGCCTCGGCCCCTTCTCCTGTGCCTGTGAGTCCACTCCTAGTTCTCTCTTGGGGAGGACCAACTAATCCCAGACCGGCTCTGCGAACGCCTCCGTctcaagctcggccgcTAGCGCCAACGCCTCCACACCAGCCACGGGCGCCCCCACCGCCGGCTCTGGGGCTGGCCTCACCGCCTCCATCAgcggcgcgctcctcctcgctgccgctgctgctgccgccCTCTAAACCTACTTGCTACTAGTCTCTTGGTGTGCACACACTGTCTAATCTTTCTCTAGGACGCGTGTCCCGGCGCGCATGCATGTTTGTTCGGGTCTCCCTAGTGGGGATGAGTTGTGCAACATGGAATCGGGATCCCACAACTCTTGTGCCACAACAACCTACATTCAACTAGGGTACAACTCGTCTCTTCTCCCAACTCGCCTACTTGAACTCAACCTCCCACTGGACCTCCAGATCCTTAATACGACTCTCTTTAGGCACCTGGACCTTGAAGCATCCACTCCCACTGATTCCGGCAAGCTCATCGGTACCCGTCCCCTCGACGATAGTGTTGGTAGCCTCACTCCACCCATGTCGAACCTGCCCAGTGACGCGAGTGGCAAAGGtgcccttcttgccctgcACAGTGCCGGCGAACGTGGCGATTCccgctggggtcagcggtGATGTGTGGttggaggtgggaggtgggaggggtgggaggtgggaggtgggaggtgggaggagggaggggtgggagtggCTTGGAGGAAAGAGCTCACCAAAAGTCCAATCCCCATGCCCGCCCGCGcatccctcctctccctccgtCTTGTGGGGGTTGTACGCGGCcctgtggtcagcttgGACAGTTCTCCAGCTTCTCCAACTCACATGGCGTAACTCGCAACGCTGACACCCTCAAAGTCGCCCTTGTACTCGGTCTCCATTGTCATAGTCACAATCTGGGGAGTCTTGTAGTTGGGCGCCTGGATTGGGCTGGACGCGTACCACGTATCGTTGGAGATTGCCGTGAGTTTCATTGGAgtgggtgaggagaggggagtTAGGGGGTGAGAGTGggtgaggagagaggagtTAGAGTGCGGAGGAAGCAGTAAAGGAGCATCCAGAGCGCGTTGATATACCCGCCAAACCAAAGCCACACGTCCAGTCACCCCCTGTCATTGTGTGTACATGAAAGTTGACGGGGACGCGAGGAACGAAAAAGTCACGAGGAACCGAGCGGAAGCGTTTGGCGCTTAACGTTTGGCGTTTGGTTGGTAGATCTTATCTCACCACCCACAATGTGTAAATGTCATTGCAGCAAGCGATCGTGGAGCGGGGCGTGCCTACTACTGTACTGGGCTGGCACGCTCATGACCTTAATAGCCGCTTCTCCCATCCGCAGCCATGACACGCTCATGCATACTGAACAGGGCTACATTGACTAGATATTGCGGGCCAAATGGTATTCTACAGTGTTGTTGTGgtcttcttcatctcgtATCCATCCCCCCTCGCTCCCCTCGCTTCACTCAAGAGCtgtcccccctccccctctctcccagctcacgctcacgctcgcctAACGCCCACCCAGCGCCAGCTTGATCTTCATCGGCGCAGGGCTCGGCTCATCCGGCGTCCCAGGGTTATGATACGCGTCCATCTGCGCGCCATACCCATAGGGCGTCGGCCCGGCAACAGGTGTAGTGCCAGCCGAGTCGGCCTGTTTGGCATTGAACTTGGGACAGTTCCGGTTCGCCTTTGTGTGGCCGTATGCGCCACACGCGCCACAGCGgcgcttgccctcgccctcggcaacTTCGGGcagctcgcccttgccctgGTACTTCTTGCGCTGCTGCCGGCGCACCTGGTTCTTCTTGAGGCGCTGCACCTCAGCCCGGATGGCCTGGATtttgagctcgtcctcctcaatGTTGCCTGTTGGCGCGAGGTGCTCCAACTCGTCCGTGTACTGTGCGAGCTTGCGTTCCTCGACCCTCCGAAGGTAGGATTGGATTACAGCCTGGTCACGCACAATCTCGACCGTCTGCTTGCCGCGCACGACGCGCTTGATACGCAGCACCTTGTGCGCACCCCGATCATTGCCTGTGAACTGACTCTCGCCGTCAAACGAGAAAGCTGATGGAGAGCGCGGGTCGTCCATCGGCGAGTCAAAGACACTGCCACTACGAGAGAAGGCGCGCTCGATCTTGGCGAAGCGCGGCCCCATGGCCATCGCCTGGGTCGGCTCAACCACCTCAGCTGTCAAATCGAGGTCCAAGCCGGGTGGTGTGGGGTTCGACAACGCCTTCCACTGTAGGTCCCACACTttgcgcttctcctcctcgtagATGCGGTTCTGCTCGGCATTGGAGATCTTGACaggcccgccgccggccttggcctcggcttCAAGGCGGCGaccctcctccgtctcgcccttgcgcaAGAAGTAGTTCTTCATGTTCGTCTTGAGGAACGAGAAGCCCTCGCCGCGACCTGTCGggtcgccatcgccgtgCACCTGCAGCCACGCTTTCTGTGCTTCGGCCCTCTTGTAGTTGAGCGTCGTGCTCCACACCGcgaggcgctgctcgaCGTCAAGTCCTGCCTCGGTGCCGTCGccaaactcgtcgtccgcgtTGCCGTCCGCCGTCTTGGTGTAGCCGGCGTCGCGCAAGTgctgcgcgccgacctGCATCGCCTCGTAAAGGGACGCCATCTCTGGCGtgacgagcgcctcgacgtccttgcgctcggTGGGAAAGTCGTAGCTCTGGTTTAGCCGCCAGAAGCCCGAGTGGAAGCCAGCCTCTTTGTCGTACTCCAGGAACTCGTTACCCTTGATcttgaggcgctggcgcaTCTGCAACTCCGTCTGATCAGGGAAGTACTTCTGTAGCCGCGCTAGCTTGACTCTCTGATGCTCGATCTCCAAGTTCTTCTTGATCAGGATCCACGCGACGATCATCAACCGCAGCTTGGCCGTGTTCGTGTTCTTGCGCGCGTGGGGGCCAGGCACCTCGGACTCGTGTGGCACCGcctggccgacgacgaagaggtCCTTGATCTCGCGGAGATGGTACGAGGTGTGGTTGTTGATCGTTTGTCTGGCGTCAACTGAGTCCCTGTTTCGCTGAGCTCACCGGATGACCAGGAAGTCGGTGGTCTCAGGCGTGTGCCTCCAGATCGGGGCGCGGATGAGATTGTTGTGGATGATCTGCGTGACCTTGCCAGAGTCGACGTagctgaggaggaagggctCGGTGTCGCCGACGTTGAGGATGCTCGGCtgcccgaggtcgagcttgggcaccgtgtcgtccttgtcgtccttcttgcgGTAGTAATTGACAATCGTCGTACCCATGCCGTAACCACTCATGATAGGCGGGTACTCCTCGGAGAACTCGAGAAGCACGAATGGACCCTTCTCCGTCAAGCTCAGGTCCTTGGTCGTCTTGAAGCGCTCGCTCGGGTCGGCCATCACGCGGCTCTTGCGCTGCGTGTTCGGGTTCGgcttgagcttggagaACGAGTTCCACACGCCCGACGGGAACTGAAGCGGTGTGCGGTGCCACATGCGCGCCTCGTTCTTATCCAGTGTTGTTTTGTAGTACGGCATCTGCAGGATCTTAGCTGGGGTGCTGTGGAACACCTCGATTGCACCGAATGTCTGGCGAATGCGGAAGCGAGATGCACGGTTGTGCTCGTACAGGTGATCGTTGGAGAGATTGAACGGGTCGAGTTTGCCCTGCGTCATGGTGACAGGCGtatccttctccttgatcGCGACTgcttcttcctcgtcgctgtGTACATCGATGAGATcgggcgacgcgcgacgcgcaTCCCAGAT from Cutaneotrichosporon cavernicola HIS019 DNA, chromosome: 7b encodes:
- a CDS encoding uncharacterized protein (transcription initiation factor tfiid 111 kda subunit), with product MDVDEDDTLGSAFGLGSVLAEVGVDEAALNAFLERTEGKSSRALEAAIQEGDEKYMDDVSDDELPAENDEDKEARAREQAAIKANEERWARRAAAELAPQKDKEKEKRRKRQAERAAAEKNVVGSVWPDFRQGTVLKMSEVFYETPAAREAVAAGLLKKKRRLLDGLPRESFMVNVEPSKERPPTMSFLLPNLPPLPVHNPAEANYLTAIGRMFDKQWTKEARERRRKEMTRPPRGVRFDDTVEMLEDKPLDLADWENDIVMCGLDETVTAHDPLQLRNEHLVKSDWINDVIWDARRASPDLIDVHSDEEEAVAIKEKDTPVTMTQGKLDPFNLSNDHLYEHNRASRFRIRQTFGAIEVFHSTPAKILQMPYYKTTLDKNEARMWHRTPLQFPSGVWNSFSKLKPNPNTQRKSRVMADPSERFKTTKDLSLTEKGPFVLLEFSEEYPPIMSGYGMGTTIVNYYRKKDDKDDTVPKLDLGQPSILNVGDTEPFLLSYVDSGKVTQIIHNNLIRAPIWRHTPETTDFLVIRQTINNHTSYHLREIKDLFVVGQAVPHESEVPGPHARKNTNTAKLRLMIVAWILIKKNLEIEHQRVKLARLQKYFPDQTELQMRQRLKIKGNEFLEYDKEAGFHSGFWRLNQSYDFPTERKDVEALVTPEMASLYEAMQVGAQHLRDAGYTKTADGNADDEFGDGTEAGLDVEQRLAVWSTTLNYKRAEAQKAWLQVHGDGDPTGRGEGFSFLKTNMKNYFLRKGETEEGRRLEAEAKAGGGPVKISNAEQNRIYEEEKRKVWDLQWKALSNPTPPGLDLDLTAEVVEPTQAMAMGPRFAKIERAFSRSGSVFDSPMDDPRSPSAFSFDGESQFTGNDRGAHKVLRIKRVVRGKQTVEIVRDQAVIQSYLRRVEERKLAQYTDELEHLAPTGNIEEDELKIQAIRAEVQRLKKNQVRRQQRKKYQGKGELPEVAEGEGKRRCGACGAYGHTKANRNCPKFNAKQADSAGTTPVAGPTPYGYGAQMDAYHNPGTPDEPSPAPMKIKLALGGR